One Nostoc sp. UHCC 0302 DNA window includes the following coding sequences:
- a CDS encoding NAD+ synthase, with product MKIAIAQINPIIGDLPGNAQIILEMAQRAAAKGVRLLLTPELSLCGYPPRDLLLNPSFIEAMGITLQQLARDLPSNIAVLVGTVEQHTKAHVTGGKTLFNSIALLEDGKVKQLFYKRLLPTYDVFDENRYFEAGLQANYLTLDNIHIGVTICEDLWNDEEFWGKRSYTVNPIADLTILGVDLIVNLSASPYSVGKQRFREVMLKHSAVRFQQPIIYANQVGGNDDLIFDGWSFALNRQGEIVSRARGFETDLLVVEFDEVQRDLQLASIAPAYESEDEEIWHALVLGVQDYAQKCRFSKVVLGLSGGIDSALVAAIAAAALGKENVLGVLMPSPYSSEHSITDALALAENLGIKTNTLPIGELMQGFDHTLADLFANTEFGLAEENIQSRIRGNLLMAIANKFGYLLLSTGNKSEMAVGYCTLYGDMNGGLAVIADVPKTRVYSLCHWLNRYSEIIPQNVLIKAPSAELKPGQVDQDSLPPYEILDDILQRLIHNHQSAAQIAAAGHDPVIVDRVIQMVARAEFKRRQAPPGLKITDRAFGTGWRMPIASNWVAVKNAYQAKTVPAPTLAYSDGQDAHPRIK from the coding sequence ATGAAAATTGCGATCGCTCAAATTAATCCTATAATTGGTGACTTACCAGGAAATGCCCAAATAATCTTAGAAATGGCACAAAGGGCAGCAGCAAAAGGAGTACGTTTGCTGTTAACACCAGAACTTTCTTTGTGTGGCTATCCTCCAAGGGATTTATTACTAAATCCCAGTTTTATCGAAGCGATGGGTATTACATTACAGCAATTAGCGCGAGACTTGCCATCTAATATAGCTGTGTTAGTGGGAACTGTTGAACAACATACAAAAGCCCACGTTACTGGTGGTAAAACTTTATTTAATAGTATAGCTTTGTTAGAAGATGGTAAGGTAAAACAACTTTTTTATAAGCGGCTTTTACCTACTTATGATGTATTTGATGAAAATCGCTATTTTGAAGCAGGGTTACAAGCTAATTATTTAACTCTAGACAATATTCATATTGGCGTAACTATTTGCGAAGATTTATGGAACGATGAAGAATTTTGGGGCAAACGTAGTTATACAGTCAATCCAATTGCCGACTTAACAATTTTGGGTGTAGATTTAATTGTGAATTTATCTGCTTCTCCCTACAGTGTTGGCAAGCAACGTTTTCGGGAAGTAATGCTTAAGCATAGTGCAGTACGTTTTCAACAACCAATTATCTATGCTAACCAGGTAGGCGGGAATGATGACCTAATTTTTGATGGTTGGAGTTTCGCCTTGAATCGTCAAGGTGAAATCGTGTCTCGTGCGCGTGGTTTTGAAACTGATTTGCTTGTAGTCGAATTTGATGAGGTGCAACGAGATTTGCAGTTAGCTTCTATAGCACCTGCATATGAATCTGAAGATGAAGAAATTTGGCACGCTTTAGTTTTGGGAGTGCAAGATTACGCGCAAAAGTGTCGTTTTTCTAAAGTAGTACTGGGTTTAAGTGGAGGGATTGATTCTGCATTAGTAGCTGCGATCGCAGCTGCTGCACTAGGTAAAGAAAACGTCCTCGGTGTTCTCATGCCTTCCCCGTACAGTTCTGAGCATTCTATCACTGATGCTTTGGCATTAGCCGAAAATTTAGGCATTAAAACCAATACCTTACCGATTGGCGAATTAATGCAAGGCTTTGACCATACCTTAGCTGATTTGTTTGCAAATACCGAATTTGGGCTGGCAGAAGAGAATATACAATCCCGAATTCGGGGTAATTTATTAATGGCGATCGCTAATAAATTCGGCTATTTGCTATTGTCTACAGGTAATAAGTCAGAAATGGCAGTCGGTTACTGTACCCTCTACGGTGATATGAATGGCGGTTTAGCGGTAATTGCAGATGTTCCTAAAACCCGCGTTTATTCACTTTGCCATTGGTTAAATCGCTATAGTGAAATTATTCCGCAAAATGTTCTGATAAAAGCACCCAGTGCCGAACTCAAACCAGGTCAAGTAGATCAAGACTCTCTACCGCCTTACGAAATTTTAGATGATATCTTACAACGGTTAATTCATAATCACCAATCAGCAGCACAAATTGCCGCAGCAGGTCACGATCCAGTTATTGTAGACAGAGTTATCCAGATGGTGGCGCGTGCTGAATTTAAGCGGCGGCAAGCACCCCCAGGATTGAAAATCACTGATCGTGCTTTTGGTACTGGCTGGCGAATGCCAATTGCTAGTAACTGGGTTGCTGTTAAAAATGCCTACCAAGCTAAAACTGTACCGGCTCCTACTTTAGCCTATTCGGATGGACAAGATGCTCATCCGCGAATCAAATAA
- a CDS encoding nicotinate phosphoribosyltransferase — MTTFPGLDYVQTNNHQQRSLQNQELNLTVDDYSLLTDLYQLTMAACYTGEGIEQQPASFELSVRRLPEGFGYLIAMGLAQALEYLAKFRFSLSQIAALQGTGIFTQANDRFWSLLAQGQFTGDVWAVPEGTAVFANQPLLRVEAPLWQAQLVETYLLNTINYQTLIATKAARLRDVAGEQATLLEFGTRRAFSPQASLWAARAALAGGLDSTSNVLAALQLGYLPSGTMAHALVMALSAIEGSEDQAFSAFHRHFPGAPLLIDTYDTIAAAQRLADKVNSGEMKLTGVRLDSGDLVTLSKQVRSLLPNVPIFASGDLDEWEIARLKAAEADIDGYGLGTRLVTGSPVNGVYKLVEIDGIPVMKQSSGKMTYPGRKQIFRSFTGSTVKADRLGLVSESPLEEQPLLQLVMKGGKQVQPVENLIAIRQRTAASVASLPQETRRLDNPVTVTVEISEGLRELTEETKKQTAKDAFAKRLSATRCANEEKDAK, encoded by the coding sequence ATGACAACTTTCCCAGGTTTGGACTATGTACAGACCAATAATCACCAACAGCGAAGCCTCCAGAACCAGGAGTTAAACCTGACTGTAGATGACTACAGCTTGCTGACTGACCTTTACCAGTTGACGATGGCAGCTTGTTACACAGGCGAAGGTATAGAACAACAACCAGCCAGCTTTGAGTTATCTGTCAGACGCTTGCCTGAAGGTTTTGGTTATTTAATTGCAATGGGGCTAGCACAAGCCTTGGAATATTTGGCAAAATTCCGCTTTAGCCTTTCTCAAATTGCAGCTTTACAGGGAACCGGAATATTTACTCAAGCTAATGATCGCTTTTGGTCACTGTTAGCCCAAGGACAGTTTACCGGAGATGTGTGGGCAGTACCAGAAGGAACAGCTGTATTTGCCAATCAGCCACTGCTACGGGTAGAAGCACCCCTTTGGCAAGCGCAACTGGTAGAAACTTACCTACTGAATACAATCAATTACCAAACTTTAATTGCTACCAAAGCAGCACGATTACGTGATGTAGCGGGAGAGCAAGCAACACTCTTAGAATTTGGCACAAGACGGGCGTTTAGTCCCCAAGCTTCCTTGTGGGCGGCGCGGGCGGCGTTGGCGGGTGGCTTAGATTCAACTTCCAATGTGTTAGCAGCGCTACAACTGGGATATTTGCCAAGTGGTACGATGGCACACGCTTTGGTGATGGCACTGTCAGCAATCGAAGGCTCAGAAGATCAAGCGTTTAGTGCTTTTCATCGACATTTTCCGGGTGCGCCATTGTTGATTGATACTTACGATACCATTGCTGCTGCCCAGCGCTTGGCTGACAAAGTAAATTCCGGGGAAATGAAATTAACAGGAGTGAGGTTAGACTCTGGAGATTTAGTTACTTTATCCAAACAAGTGCGATCGCTTCTTCCTAATGTGCCAATTTTTGCTAGTGGTGACTTGGACGAGTGGGAAATTGCTAGGTTAAAAGCAGCTGAGGCTGATATTGATGGCTATGGATTAGGAACGCGACTAGTTACGGGTTCACCTGTGAATGGAGTCTATAAACTCGTAGAAATTGATGGCATCCCAGTTATGAAACAGTCTAGTGGCAAAATGACTTATCCAGGTCGTAAGCAGATTTTTCGCTCATTTACTGGAAGTACGGTAAAAGCAGATAGGTTGGGATTGGTAAGTGAAAGTCCTCTGGAAGAACAACCTTTGTTGCAGTTGGTGATGAAGGGAGGTAAACAGGTGCAACCCGTGGAGAATTTGATAGCAATTCGCCAACGTACCGCCGCCTCTGTTGCTAGTTTGCCACAAGAAACACGGCGTTTGGATAATCCTGTCACAGTAACGGTGGAGATTTCGGAGGGTTTACGGGAATTAACTGAAGAAACTAAGAAACAAACCGCAAAGGACGCATTCGCGAAGCGTCTGTCTGCGACACGCTGCGCGAACGAAGAGAAGGACGCAAAGTAA
- a CDS encoding NUDIX domain-containing protein, producing MPGRNQKKISTPLNQQPLADFKVGVDNVIFSVDTAQNRLLVLLVMRQQEPFLNYWSLPGTLVRRGESLEDAAYRIMAEKIKVNNLYLEQLYTFGGPHRDPREAADSYDVRYLSVSYFALVRFEEAELIADRLTGIAWYPVKQVPQLAFDHNEILAYGHRRLRNKLEYSPVAFEVLPEMFTLNDLYQLYATVLGDNFSDYSNFRARLLKLGFLSDTGIKVSRGAGRPASLYKFDAEAFAPLKDKPLVFI from the coding sequence ATGCCAGGACGCAACCAAAAAAAGATTTCTACTCCGCTAAACCAACAACCTTTGGCTGATTTCAAAGTTGGTGTTGATAATGTAATTTTTTCTGTAGATACTGCACAGAATCGGCTGTTAGTTCTATTAGTAATGCGACAGCAGGAACCGTTTTTAAATTACTGGAGTCTTCCCGGTACTTTGGTGCGTCGAGGAGAATCTTTAGAGGATGCCGCCTATCGCATCATGGCAGAGAAAATTAAGGTTAACAATCTTTATTTGGAGCAATTGTATACCTTTGGTGGGCCACATCGTGACCCACGAGAAGCAGCCGATAGTTATGATGTGCGCTATCTGTCAGTTAGTTATTTTGCCCTTGTGCGCTTTGAAGAAGCGGAATTGATTGCTGATCGCCTTACTGGAATAGCGTGGTATCCGGTAAAACAAGTTCCACAATTAGCTTTTGACCATAATGAAATTTTGGCTTATGGACACAGGCGTTTACGAAATAAGTTGGAGTATAGTCCGGTAGCTTTTGAAGTCTTGCCAGAAATGTTCACATTGAATGATTTATATCAATTGTACGCCACAGTTTTAGGTGACAATTTTTCTGATTATTCTAATTTTCGGGCGCGTCTACTCAAGTTAGGTTTTTTGTCTGATACCGGAATTAAAGTTTCGCGGGGCGCTGGTCGTCCGGCTAGTTTGTATAAGTTTGATGCTGAAGCTTTTGCCCCTTTAAAAGATAAACCTTTGGTGTTTATTTAA
- a CDS encoding nicotinate-nucleotide adenylyltransferase: MRIALFGTSADPPTAGHQAILSWLSERYDWVAVWAADNPFKSHQTLLEHRVAMLQLLIANMDVPQHNVALEQELSSWRTLETVEKAKLRWGTNAELTLIIGSDLINQLPRWYHIEDLLQQVQLLIVPRPGYAIDESSLEAVQKLGGKIAIASLTGLDVSSTAYREHGDSQALTPPVAAYINREHLYKCQDATKKRFLLR; this comes from the coding sequence ATGAGAATTGCCTTATTTGGTACTAGTGCTGATCCACCAACTGCCGGACATCAAGCGATTCTGAGTTGGTTGTCTGAACGTTATGATTGGGTAGCAGTTTGGGCAGCAGATAATCCATTTAAGTCCCATCAAACACTGTTGGAACATCGGGTGGCAATGCTGCAACTGTTGATTGCCAATATGGATGTGCCACAGCACAATGTTGCTTTAGAACAAGAATTGAGTAGCTGGAGAACACTGGAAACAGTAGAGAAAGCGAAACTCCGTTGGGGAACAAATGCTGAGTTGACGTTAATAATCGGTTCAGATTTAATAAATCAGCTGCCGCGTTGGTATCACATTGAAGATTTGTTACAGCAAGTGCAACTACTGATTGTGCCGCGACCAGGATATGCGATAGATGAGTCTAGCTTAGAGGCAGTGCAAAAGCTAGGAGGAAAAATTGCGATCGCCAGCTTGACCGGTCTAGATGTTTCCTCAACAGCATATCGCGAACATGGAGATTCTCAAGCCCTCACCCCCCCTGTAGCTGCCTATATTAATCGAGAGCATTTGTACAAATGCCAGGACGCAACCAAAAAAAGATTTCTACTCCGCTAA